In Candidatus Binataceae bacterium, the genomic stretch GAGATCGTTACGCGAGCTTCTCGGCTTTCTCGATCGATCCCTTGCCGTCGCCGAGCCCCGCCTCGCGTGCTGCGCGTTCCGCCTCGCGAGCGGCTCGCTCGGCTTCGCGCGCTGCGCGGTCGCTGCGATCGCGCGGAACCTTGGGCAGCGCGCCGCTCTGCGTTAGCACGTCGATAAACTTGCGCACTGCCGGCGACAGCTCACGACCGCGCTTGTAGATGATCGCAAGCGGGCGCAGGAAGGTGCCTTCCTGGAACTCGAGCATCCTGAGCGTGCCGCGGCTGACTTCGTTCTCGACCGTCATCTTGGGCACGATCGCGCATCCGAGGCCGATCTCGACCGCGCGCTTGATGGTCTCGATATTGTCGAACTCGAGCGCGTACTGCGGCTTGACGCCATGGTCGCGCAGGATTCGGTCCGAGGCTTTGCGCGTGGCGACGTCGCGCTCGTAGCCAACGAACTTCTGGCCCTGGAGCTGGCCGACCGCAACTTTGTTGTTTTTGGCCAGCGGATTATCGGGCGGTACGACCAGTACCAGCTCGTCATGGCGGAACGGCAC encodes the following:
- a CDS encoding LysR substrate-binding domain-containing protein; the encoded protein is MHIETLKVFCDIIESGSFSYAASQNFVTQSAVSQQVRSLEEKYDCRLIERGRAGVKPTPAGQILYTASKEIVRRFLELENKLREIGSVVAGSIRVGTVYSVGLHELPPYLTEFLRNFPAVNVHLEYLRANKIYEDLIEGKIDLGVVAYPAKRSQIVAVPFRHDELVLVVPPDNPLAKNNKVAVGQLQGQKFVGYERDVATRKASDRILRDHGVKPQYALEFDNIETIKRAVEIGLGCAIVPKMTVENEVSRGTLRMLEFQEGTFLRPLAIIYKRGRELSPAVRKFIDVLTQSGALPKVPRDRSDRAAREAERAAREAERAAREAGLGDGKGSIEKAEKLA